The following is a genomic window from Caldicellulosiruptor danielii.
TTACGGTCATAGTATGGATTTGTAGCACTCATTGTGCCAAGCTTATCCTCAAGCACACCGTCAATGTAAAGGTCTATTGATGGTTTTGCAGTGTTCTTGGGGTCATATTGCAAAACAGCACCGCTCAAGGTTGATGAGCCACTTCCGCTTGCAAAACTCAAGCCTGAAACTATTATCCCATCGACACCTTTTGCTGTAACATTAGGATTTCCGCCCTGTGCAATAAAGCCTGTATATGTTCTGTATCTAAGTCTGCCAGTAGAATCCTTCCACACAATTCTTGCTGATGCGTTGTAGTTATTATCTGTGCCAAGATATGCAACATATGTGGAAAGCCCGCTTGCCGATGTCACTTTCCCACTGTCAACAAGGAGTTGCTTGAGTGTCTGATAAGTTCCTGAGTCGTACTCTTTCAGATTGAACAGGTTATCCCACAATGTTTGCCAGTCACTTGCAGAAACGTTGTTTGGGTTATACCCAGAAAGACCAAGGTCGTCTTTTGCCGATGCAGGAACACTGGAAAGTGGCACTACTTTGTCTGGTGTTATAACTTCTGGTGCATAGTCAGGTGGAAACTTTGAATCAGAAAAAGGAGCAAGTGATTTTGAATACCCTAGATACCTGAACCAACCACGAACAGCACCTGGTGTTCCCGGTGTAGCCAGTGTGTAATATGTGTGACCAGATGAATCAGTATGCGGAAGAGCGTAGAAATATCCGTTTGCTGCTGGCTTAAATCCTGCTGGTGATACAAGGTGGTTTTGCGGCACGTCATCAGGTGTCCCATACACCACCTGCCCACGCTCTGCATAGATTTCACAGTTGAAATACAGGGTTTTGCCATTGACGGTGATAGAGTAAATATACTCTTTTCCTTCTTTCACTCCTGCTTGTTCTGTCCACCATTTATAATCGTGCCCACCATAGCTTGTATATCCGCCATTGTAGACGCTTGGGTCGTCAGCAGCTTTGACACTATGCCAGATTCCTACTGGTGGAACAATGCTTAAAACAAGTGACAGAATACATAAAAAAGAAAGAGCTTTTAACAAGCTCCTGTGCTTAAATAACATTCCCTCTTTCACCTCTTTATTGTTTATATTTAGGATTTGGCTTGGCAACTGGAACAGGATAAACCCTCTTTTCGTTGAGCGGGTCATATGGTGTTGGTGCTGTGTAAATACAGTAGTTTATTGTCTTCTTGTAATATGGCTCTAAAGTAAAACTTACATAGATGTTGCCATATTTCTTTATAAGCCTGTGTAGCTCATTAATAGTCTTGAGTTTTGAAACGTTATAAACGCTCAGGTCTTTTATAAACTCATCACGATATGCAAGAGGAATGAAGTTTGATAAAACCTTCCCATCGCCCTGGACTTTTAATTTTTCATCATCAATTTCGTCATATAGACGGAAACCCAACCTGTCTCCACCTAAATATGCCAAATCATAGCCATTACCCGAACCTTGCTGAGCCAAAGCTATACCATAGTACCCAGCAGGTATTATTTTATATACTGTTTTAGCAAAAGACATTGCCATGGGTTCTTCTATTCTAAATGTCGCTACCTGCGAAACAGTTGTCAATCCATCTGTACACTCATCAAAAATACCGTCTGCTGCATTTCGATATTTCTTCAAATCGTAATCATATATTCCCCATTTTCCTAACCCAATCTCATTTTTAGGTTCCCAATATTCATACTGTTTAACAGTCACCTCATCCAGCACATCTCTCTGATTCTTATTGAACACTCTTGAAATCATCTGGACAGCGTCTGAGCGTGTGAGCATCTTTGCAGGATTGAAATAGTAAACGCCTACATTCAGCGCTGATTGGTCTGGTGTGATAATCCCAAGGTCTGCTAAGTGTAGCATTGCTTCTCTGTAGAGCTGTGGTATCGTTGAATAGTCCTTGCAGTAGTATGCAAACCTTGTATAGTCAGTCGGGTACTTTCGTGGATAGTTCACTAAAAAGTCTTCAAAGTACATATTGAAGTATGGATGCTCTTTGATGTTGTATTTTACCCTGTTACCTTTAAACTCTTCCATGCCCTGTGTATGATAAAGATAAGTTACTTCTGCCATGTCACGTCTTGTAAGAGGTAAACCAAGATGCTCATATGCGTTGCTACCCATAAGTAATATTTCAACTGCCTTTTCAGGTGTATCTACATCCCATCTACTTGTAACATACTTCTTTGTAATCAAATCAAAAGAAGTTTCAGGCACATTGTAGATTGGGTACTTTAGCTTTTGTGCCTCAGGCATAGGGTCTATTGTGAACAGCCAGCCCTTCTGGTATGGTCTTGGTGCATATACCACTTTGTCAGGATACTTCTTCTTGAATTCATTCAAAAGCCCTAAAAATATTGAGTTGCTATTAATGTAATTCTCACGTGTTATACTTATTCCCTTGTATCTATCCCAAACATATTTTATCTCTGTTCTACCATCTGCATATTTGTACTCCATCACCAGTAGTTGATAGCCCTGAATAAACTCATCAAGGTCATAACCAACTACTGGTTGTCTAACAACATAACCATCTCCCCTAACTGGTCCACCAAAAAAGCAGATACCTCTCATGAACGCCTCAGTTGGTGGCACTCTCCTGACTGACACTGGTATATTCTTGTTTTTCAGCTCTGGCACAGCGTTGATTAACTTCCACACGATATAGCTTGCCTGAGCTCTTGTCAGTCCCTTATCCTTTTTAACTTCAGCAGGTATCAACCCCATTTGTACAGCTTTTCCCCAGTAGTCAGCAATGCCATTTGGTTTGACCTTTGCACCCATCAAAAGCGATGTGACAAACTCACCTGCGGTGATGTATTGAACTGTGTTGACTATTGTATTTACTGCCTGTGTGAGCGTCCCTGCATGTGCTACTGGCAGGGCAAGACTCAAAAGCAGGCTTATGATAGCTATAAAGCTCAAAAACTTTCTCATGGCTAAATCAACTCCTTTTTGCTAAAGTTTTTTCTCAATATAGTTATACCATGATTTTCAAAAAAGCTACACAGAATTTTAAAGCTCTTACAAATACAAAAAGCCACGACTGGATAGGCAGCTTATTTAAAGCTGCTTTAAAAACCAAGTCGTGGCTTTACTCCTCTTCTTTTTGTTACTTTTTTACGTTTTACTCTCTGCCACTTTCTACTCTTGTAGAAAATTTGACATTCTGTATAAACAGCTAATTTATACACTTCTGGCAATCATTCTCTTGAGTATATTATATCATTGTGGCTTTAAAATTTCAACAGCAAAATAGGGATACTTAGAAGACATTTTACACTGCCACCTCTATGGTAGTTATCAGTGGTGGCATTTGTGGTTTTTGTATTTCTTCCCCTTCGTAGTAAAGTTTAAGAGTTTCTTTTAAGTTAGCG
Proteins encoded in this region:
- a CDS encoding type II toxin-antitoxin system HicB family antitoxin codes for the protein MLFTVVVNKEDNWYVAKCVENSVASQGKTIEEAIANLKETLKLYYEGEEIQKPQMPPLITTIEVAV